CACCTGTGATCGATCGTGCCGCGATAGCAGACAAACCCACCTTGTTCGGATCGCGGGTCGCGCTCGTCCCGCTCGGGCCGGAGCACGCCGAGGACTCCTTCGCCGCCACCAAGGAGCCCGAAGGACGCAGGCTGACCGGTACCCACCGCGAGTTCACCCTCGACGTCATCCAGCGGTGGTGCGAGACCAGGGCCGAGCAGACCGACCGCATCGACCTCGCCGTCATCGACCGGGCGACCGGCGGCTTCGTCGGCGAGCTGGCACTGAACGAGATCGACTTCGACAACCTCTCCGCGGGCTACCGGATCGCGCTCACCGAAGGCGCCACCGGCCGGGGCATGGGCACCGAGGCCACCCGCCTCGTGCTGGCCTACGCGTTCGAGCGGATCGGCCTGCACCGGGTGCAGCTGGAGGTCTACGACTTCAACCCGCGGGCCATCGCCTGCTACCGCAAGTGCGGCTTCGAGATCGAGGGCACCCTGCGGGACGCGCTGCTCTGGGACGGGCAGTGGCACGACGCGCACGTGATGGCGGCAGTCGCACCTACGGCTCGGCGGCTCCGGGACGGCGGATAACATCTGGATATCCAGACTTTCCCGTCCTGAGGAGTTCCTGTGTCCGAGCCCCAACCGGTCGTCTCGCTTCCCGCGCGTGTGACGGTGCCGGCGGGGACTACCGCCGGCCAGGCCCTCCGCGAGGTCGAAGCGCCCAACAAGGGCCCGCAGGCGGTCGTCGTGGTGCGCGACGCCGACGGCACGCTGCGCGACCTGGCCTGGGCTCCCGAGGTGGACACCGAGGTCGAGCCGGTCACCGCCGACTCAGAGGACGGCCGCAGCGTCATCCGGCACTCCTGCGCGCACGTGCTCGCCCAGGCGGTCCAGGAGCTGTTCCCCAAGGCCAAGCTGGGCATCGGCCCGCCGGTCAAGGACGGCTTCTACTACGACTTCGACGTGGACACCCCGTTCACGCCCGAGGATCTGACCGCGCTGGAGAAGCGCATGAAGCAGATCATCAAGGGCGCGCAGCGGTTCTCCCGGCGCCGCTTCGACTCCGTCGACGAGGCCAAGGCCGAGCTGGCCGAGGAGCCGTACAAGCTCGAACTGGTCGACATCAAGTCGGACGTCGACACCTCCGAGGTGATGGAGGTCGGCGGCGGTGAGCTGACGATCTACGACAACCTCGACCCGCGCTCCGGCGAGCGGGTGTGGGCGGACCTGTGCCGCGGCCCGCACGTGCCGACCACCAAGTACATCCCCGCGTTCAAGCTGATGCGCAGCGCGGCCGCGTACTGGCGGGGCAGCGAGAAGAACCCGCAGCTGCAGCGGATCTACGGCACCGCGTGGGAGACCTCCGAGGCGCTGGAGGCCTACCTGGAGCGGCTGGCCGAGGCGGAGCGGCGCGACCACCGCAAGCTCGGCGTGGAGCTGGACCTGTTCAGCTTCCCCGACGAGCTGGGCTCGGGCCTGGCGGTCTTCCACCCCAAGGGCGGGATCGTCCGCCGCGAGCTGGAGGACTACTCGCGGGCGCGGCACGAGGAGTCCGGCTACGAGTTCGTCAACACCCCGCACATCTCCAAGGGCGGGCTGTTCCACACCTCCGGGCACCTGCCGTACTACGCGGACACGATGTTCCCGCCGATCCAGTTCGAGGGCGAGGACTACTACCTCAAGGCCATGAACTGCCCCATGCACAACCTGATCTTCAGGTCGCGCGGGCGGTCCTACCGCGAGCTGCCGTTGCGGCTGTTCGAGTTCGGCACGGTCTACCGGTACGAGAAGTCCGGTGTGGTGCACGGTCTCACCCGCGTGCGCGGGCTGACGATGGACGACTCGCACATCTACTGCACCAAGGAGCAGATGCCGGGCGAACTGCGCTCGCTGCTCAAGTTCGTGCTGGACCTGCTCGCCGACTACGGGCTGAGCGACTTCTACCTGGAGCTGTCCACCCGCGACGACTCGCCGAAGTTCATCGGCGACCCGCAGGAGTGGGAGGACGCGACCGAGACGCTGCGCCAGGCCGCCGAGGACTCCGGCCTCGAGCTGGTGCCGGACCCGGGCGGCGCCGCCTACTACGGCCCGAAGATCTCCGTGCAGGCCAAGGACGCCATCGGCCGCTCCTGGCAGATGTCGACCATCCAGCTGGACTTCAACCAGCCCAAGCGGTTCGAGCTGGAGTACACCGCGCCGGACGGCTCCCGCCAGCAGCCGATCATGATCCACCGCGCGCTGTTCGGCTCGATCGAGCGCTTCTTCGGCGTGCTCACCGAGCACTACGCGGGCGCGTTCCCGGCCTGGCTGTCCCCGGTCCAGGTGGTCGGCATCCCGATCGCCGACGAGCACGTCCCGCACCTGGAGGCGGTCGCGGACGCGTTGCGCGGCAACGGGGTTCGCGTCGAGGTGGACGCGTCGGACGGGCGGATGCAGAAGAAGATCCGCACCCACACCACGCAGAAGGTGCCGTTCATGCTGCTCGCGGGCGGCAAGGACGTGGAGGGCGGCTCGGTCTCCTTCCGCTTCCGCGACGGCAGCCAGATCAACGGCGTCTCCACCGAGCGCGCGGTCCGCGCGGTCACCGACTGGATCACCCGCAGGGAGAACACCTCGCCCAGCGCGGAGACCTTCGCCGCGGTCGTCGGCTGACGCGAGCATCGGGAGGTGAGTGCGGTGTTCGGCGCCAGCGGCAGCGGTCCCGAACTGTCCGAACAGGACGGGATCGGCATTCCGGACGCCCTGCAACGGCTGTGGACCCCGCACCGGATGTCCTACATCCGCGGTGAGAACAAGCCCAGCGAGGCCGATCGGGAGGTGTGCCCGTTCTGCCGGGTGCCCGACCTCGACGACTCCGACGGGCTGATCATCGCGCGGGGAACGCTGGTCTACGCCGTGCTCAACCTCTACCCGTACAACCCCGGGCACCTGATGGTGCTGCCGTACCGGCACATCCCCGACTACACCGACCTCACCCCGGAGGAGACGGTGGAGTTCGCGGAGTTCACCCAGCGCGCGATGCGGGTGGTGCGCAGTGCGGCGGCACCGCACGGGTTCAACATCGGGATGAACCAGGGCACGGTCGCCGGGGCGGGCATCGCCGCCCACCTGCACCAGCACGTGGTGCCGAGGTGGGGCGGCGACGCCAACTTCATGCCCGTGGTGGCGCACACCAAGGTGCTGCCCCAGTTGCTCGGTGAGACCCGGGACCTGCTCGCCGGGGCCTGGGACGAGGCCTAGCCCGCGAGCGTCCAGTTCTGGTCCAGCCACGCCGGGGGGCAGGTGTGCCGGAGGACCGGGGTGGGGTCGGCCG
The window above is part of the Allokutzneria albata genome. Proteins encoded here:
- a CDS encoding GNAT family N-acetyltransferase, producing MIDRAAIADKPTLFGSRVALVPLGPEHAEDSFAATKEPEGRRLTGTHREFTLDVIQRWCETRAEQTDRIDLAVIDRATGGFVGELALNEIDFDNLSAGYRIALTEGATGRGMGTEATRLVLAYAFERIGLHRVQLEVYDFNPRAIACYRKCGFEIEGTLRDALLWDGQWHDAHVMAAVAPTARRLRDGG
- the thrS gene encoding threonine--tRNA ligase: MSEPQPVVSLPARVTVPAGTTAGQALREVEAPNKGPQAVVVVRDADGTLRDLAWAPEVDTEVEPVTADSEDGRSVIRHSCAHVLAQAVQELFPKAKLGIGPPVKDGFYYDFDVDTPFTPEDLTALEKRMKQIIKGAQRFSRRRFDSVDEAKAELAEEPYKLELVDIKSDVDTSEVMEVGGGELTIYDNLDPRSGERVWADLCRGPHVPTTKYIPAFKLMRSAAAYWRGSEKNPQLQRIYGTAWETSEALEAYLERLAEAERRDHRKLGVELDLFSFPDELGSGLAVFHPKGGIVRRELEDYSRARHEESGYEFVNTPHISKGGLFHTSGHLPYYADTMFPPIQFEGEDYYLKAMNCPMHNLIFRSRGRSYRELPLRLFEFGTVYRYEKSGVVHGLTRVRGLTMDDSHIYCTKEQMPGELRSLLKFVLDLLADYGLSDFYLELSTRDDSPKFIGDPQEWEDATETLRQAAEDSGLELVPDPGGAAYYGPKISVQAKDAIGRSWQMSTIQLDFNQPKRFELEYTAPDGSRQQPIMIHRALFGSIERFFGVLTEHYAGAFPAWLSPVQVVGIPIADEHVPHLEAVADALRGNGVRVEVDASDGRMQKKIRTHTTQKVPFMLLAGGKDVEGGSVSFRFRDGSQINGVSTERAVRAVTDWITRRENTSPSAETFAAVVG
- a CDS encoding HIT family protein is translated as MSAVFGASGSGPELSEQDGIGIPDALQRLWTPHRMSYIRGENKPSEADREVCPFCRVPDLDDSDGLIIARGTLVYAVLNLYPYNPGHLMVLPYRHIPDYTDLTPEETVEFAEFTQRAMRVVRSAAAPHGFNIGMNQGTVAGAGIAAHLHQHVVPRWGGDANFMPVVAHTKVLPQLLGETRDLLAGAWDEA